The Lonchura striata isolate bLonStr1 chromosome 16, bLonStr1.mat, whole genome shotgun sequence genome contains the following window.
GATTTCCCCAGGAGCACAGTGTGGTTTGACACTACCCTCTGCCAACCAGAGCCTCTCCTCAGAGTCCCCTGGCTCCATGCCACCTACCCGGAAATATTTCTCAAAGAGGACTTTGGAGGTGTTGAAGGTACCCATGGTGTCGATGTCTATCACTGTCTTGAAGGCGTTGAAGGACAGGGCACTGGCTGGGCACAGGAAGTTCCCCGCAGCACCTGAAGCACAGGGACAGGCaagacagggctgggacagacGTCAGGGCCCTCCTGTGACAGGGAGGGTGAGGAACAATGTCTGCATGCTGGAGAGCACGTGGAGACAGCCCTGGTAAGGGATAAACTGGTGGCTCtgggtgcccagcagcaccgCCAGCACGAGGGGAGCAGGGATGACCCACACCTAGACAAACAGGGATGGCCATGTACCACACACAGGTCTCTGCTTCCTCTGTGCTCCCAGGAAAACaccctgcccagcagggagccCAAACGCTGCCCCTGCCCTCTCAGCCTCACCATTGATGAGGATGTCAATCCTCTGGAACTCCTGCAGCGCCTCGTCCACGGCTGCCGCGATGCTCTGGGGCTGCCGCACGTCGATGGACACGGGCAGGCACTGCTGCCCCGTGGCTGCCACCAGCTTTTTCGAGGCCTGAAAGAACCAAAAGAGACTTGAGAGAGCCTGGCTGCACCCTGCTAGTCCTGGAGTAACCAGGGAAAGCTCCTGCATGGTGTATCCCAGCCACGCTGGATGCTGGCCTGGCTAAGCCCATGTGGgagtccagagcttccctctggctgccctgggaccctggcaggggtcaggaacccccctggacagagcccccagagacactggctgtgatctctgcccatggaaaagttttcaatcttacaggatgaattagaagctctgagtgtttgatacaagtaataattaagtgtggcacgggtgcaaaagtaaaattttaggattctagatgaggggtccaaaggggacaagatggaggaaattgggtgtgtcttgtcctttttctccttcttcatgccctccatgtctcactgtggtgttggcatttttctgttggttcaggctggggacacactgtccaacgtaggtgacagatattggcacgttcttgtaaatccagcccagggagtttctcttatttaatgtttgtcacatcccactgagggcagagccccacacgctgccctgcaggacagagctgggcagggcagcagaacatgttagagataaacagaataaacaaccttgaaaccagcacagaccaattatggcttctgctttggcagtggggctgacagagactttctacaaccttggaatcatcaatacctctgATTCTGACAAGCCCAGGTACCTGCCATGGACACAGCACAGTCCAGGCAACGTTTCTGAGGGGCAAATACAAAGGTTGGACCCCAGCAAGGCATTTTTGGCATGAGCCCAGGCATAATCCCCCTTTAGATCAAAAGGTCAGTGGGCAAAAGGGCAAAGACAGAGCAGCCAGGTGTTGGGCTGTGAGAGTTTGTCACAAGCCACCCCTGTGGCTCATTAAGAGTATGGTTTACCCCAGGAAATTAAGCACAAACTCAGCAGCAACTCCACACaacacccagagctgctccaacTTCTGTTTTGGGCTCCAAAAACACACGGGTGCACGAGCAGCTGGAGTCCTGCACTGCAGATTCTGTGGCCTCAGAAGACTCTGGCCCCTGAGGACTAAAAACCTGCTGAGTCAGCTTCTTCTGGCACGTCAGCATGAGGGGATAGGAAATGACAGCACCCACACCTGCACCCTCCCCTCtgccccaaaacacagcacacCTGTGCAGCCCACGAGCCACACAGCCCCTGGGGTCTGCTCCTACTCTGTGCTGAGCTTTCAGTCCAGCCttgggctctgccctgctgacaAACCTCCCCCACAGCTCATTTCTGCCTCTCCCCCCTAAAAAGCCACCATGATCATGGAATAGCCCCCACAAAGCAGGTTCCAGGTTaactgagctgtgctggaggtgCTGTGGGTGCAGCCCCCCCAAACCTGCACCCACCCTGCCCGGCACCTGGGGCTGGCAGCCTGGGAAgcactgggaagccattcctcctACTGCACTACTCCCAGGGCTCCTGGCTCCACCAGGAGAGAGCACAAGGATTTTGGGGGCTCCCTGTTCCACCAGGAGAGAGCAGAAGGATTCCGGGGGCTCCCTGTTCCACTGGGAGAGagcagaaggatttggggggggttccCTGTTTCACTGGGAGAGATcagaaggattttgggggctccaggctccacCAGGAGAGagcagaaggatttggggggttcCCTGTTTCACTGGGAGAGAGcagaaggattttgggggctccaggctccacCGGGAGAGagcagaaggatttggggggctCCCTATTCCACCGGGAGAGAGcagaaggattttgggggctccaggctccacCGGGAGAGagcagaaggatttggggggctCCCTATTCCACCAGGAGAGAGcagaaggattttgggggctTCCTTTTCCATTGGGAGAGAGCAGAAGGATGCTGGGAGCTCCCAGCTCCACCAGGAGAGAGCAGAAGGATTTCGGGGGCTCCCAGCTCCACCAGAAGGGATCCAGGTGCTCCAGCTCCCCGGGAGCCCGGTCTCACCTCGGCCAGGCGCTGCAGGTTCCTGCTGGCAATGACGGTGCGGCAGCCGTGcctgcagggaaggggcaggtgagGGCGGCCGGGCCGCTCAGCAGCAGCCCGGGATCGCGGGGCGGGAGAGGCCGAGCCCCGTTCCCGCAGCCGCCCCGAGGGCTCCGcatccctgggtgtccccgcgCTATCCCGGCGCTGTCCCGGCGCTGTCCCGGCGCCTCCGCGGGCTGGCAGCGCGGCGGGGAAAGGGCGGGAcggggagagagaggagagggggtgaagaggaggaaagcgagggaagagaagaaggaacggaggacaggaggagggagggcCGTGCCACCTCATGAAGATCTCGGCGATGCGGAAGCCGatgccggagccgccgccggtGATGAAGGCCACCTGGCCCCTGGGGGACAGAGGCACGGTCAGAGCCGGGCCGCGGGGAGGCGGCCCCCGCGGCGCCCCGGAGCGGCGGGACTCACGCCAGCAGGTCGGGGCAGAGCAGGTGCCGGTACCGGGGCAGACACtcgtccccgtccccgtccccgtccccgtccggGGCCGCCCGCGCGGCCATGGCGGCCTCGGCCATGGCGGCGGCCGCTGCTCACTGCGCctgcgcggcgccgccgccggcgCCTGGCAACGGGGAGCGCCCCTGGACACAGCGACACCGAGCGGCCACTGCGGGAACTGCAGCGCGGGGCGaacggggctgggccggggacagcgagggacagcgagggacacccagggacaggagggacacccagggacaggagggacagccagggacagcgagggacaggagggacaggagggacatcCAGTGACAGcgagggacacccagggacaggagggacagcgAGGGACACCCAGTGACAGcgagggacacccagggacaggagggacacccagggacaggagggacagcgagggacacccagggacacccagggacaggagggacacccagggacaggagggacagccagggacagcgagggacaggagggacaggagggacatcCAGTGACAGcgagggacacccagggacaggagggacagcgAGGGACACCCAGTGACAGcgagggacacccagggacaggagggacacccagggacaggagggacagcgagggacacccagggacagcgagggacacccagggacaggagggacagcgagggacaggagggacaggagggacagcgagggacacccagggacaggagggacagcgagggacaggagggacaggagggacagcgAGGGACAGCGAGGGACACCCAGTGACACCCTGTGACACCCTGTGACAGTAGGGACAGCGAGGGACACCCAGTGACAGCAAGGGACAGCGAGGGACACCCAgtgacaggagggacaggagggacagcgAGGGACATCCAGTGACAGCGAGGGACAGCGAGGGACACCCTgtgacacccagggacaccctgtGACAGGAGGGACAGCGAGGGACAGCAAGGGACAGCAAGGGACACCCTgtgacacccagggacaccctgtGACACCCAGGGACAGCAAGGGACATCCAGTGACACTCTGTGACATCCTAGTTATACCCAGTGACAGCGAGGGACAGCGAAGGACAGCAaaggacacccagggacacccagggacatcccagtgACACCCTGTGACAGCAAGGGACATCCAGTGACACCCAGTGACACCCCAGTTATACCCAGTGACACCCAGTGACAGCAATGGACATCCAGTGACATCCCAGTTATACCCAGTGACACCCAGTGACAGCAAGGGACATCGAGCGACACTCCAGTTATACCCACTGACACCCAGTGACATCCCATTGCTGTGGCAGCgctgtcccagtgctcccagcggTGTCCCAGCGGGTCCCGGTGCCACCCAGCGGCGTCTCAGCGCTCCGCACTGGCATCCCCGCACCTCTCAGCGGTGTCGCGGTGCCACCCAGCGGTGTCGCCGTGTCGCCCGGAGCTCCAGTTTTACAGCTCAGACCCCGCCCCGGTCTCTTCCCGTCGCTGCcgagcccctgcagccccccaggcacagcccagTTCTTCACTGCGCCTCCCAGTACAGCTCCAGcgctcccagttcatcccagagCTTCCCAGCACTACCCCAGTTTCCCAAGAGCTTCCCAGTACCAATCCAGTGTCCCTCAGGAACAGTGTCCATGGACTCCCAGAGCTTCTCAGAGCCTCCCAGTACCACCCAGTGctcccagggacatcccagtgCCTCACAGAGCTTCCCAGTACCGACCAGAA
Protein-coding sequences here:
- the DECR2 gene encoding peroxisomal 2,4-dienoyl-CoA reductase [(3E)-enoyl-CoA-producing] isoform X1; the protein is MAEAAMAARAAPDGDGDGDGDECLPRYRHLLCPDLLAGQVAFITGGGSGIGFRIAEIFMRHGCRTVIASRNLQRLAEASKKLVAATGQQCLPVSIDVRQPQSIAAAVDEALQEFQRIDILINGAAGNFLCPASALSFNAFKTVIDIDTMGTFNTSKVLFEKYFRDHGGIIVNITATLSYRGQALQVHAGAAKAAIDAMTRHLAVEWGPNKIRVNSLAPGPISGTEGFRRLGGKFAEQSNQFSAIPLQRAGSKTEIAHSALYLASPLSSYVTGTTLVVDGGSWLTSPNSFSALLDVWAAGANQPH
- the DECR2 gene encoding peroxisomal 2,4-dienoyl-CoA reductase [(3E)-enoyl-CoA-producing] isoform X2, with translation MAEAAMAARAAPDGDGDGDGDECLPRYRHLLCPDLLAGQVAFITGGGSGIGFRIAEIFMRHGCRTVIASRNLQRLAEASKKLVAATGQQCLPVSIDVRQPQSIAAAVDEALQEFQRIDILINGAAGNFLCPASALSFNAFKTVIDIDTMGTFNTSKVLFEKYFRDHGGIIVNITATLSYRGQALQVHAGAAKAAIDAMTRHLAVEWGPNKIRVNSLAPGPISGTEGFRRLGGKFAEQSNQFSAIPLQRAGSKTEIAHSALYLASPLSSYVTGTTLVVDGGSWLTSPNSFSALLGIASSSAKL
- the DECR2 gene encoding peroxisomal 2,4-dienoyl-CoA reductase [(3E)-enoyl-CoA-producing] isoform X3, with amino-acid sequence MAARAAPDGDGDGDGDECLPRGQVAFITGGGSGIGFRIAEIFMRHGCRTVIASRNLQRLAEASKKLVAATGQQCLPVSIDVRQPQSIAAAVDEALQEFQRIDILINGAAGNFLCPASALSFNAFKTVIDIDTMGTFNTSKVLFEKYFRDHGGIIVNITATLSYRGQALQVHAGAAKAAIDAMTRHLAVEWGPNKIRVNSLAPGPISGTEGFRRLGGKFAEQSNQFSAIPLQRAGSKTEIAHSALYLASPLSSYVTGTTLVVDGGSWLTSPNSFSALLDVWAAGANQPH